One Cygnus atratus isolate AKBS03 ecotype Queensland, Australia chromosome 21, CAtr_DNAZoo_HiC_assembly, whole genome shotgun sequence genomic region harbors:
- the VAMP3 gene encoding vesicle-associated membrane protein 3 → MSASVPGSSNVAAGSNRRLQQTQHQVDEVVDIMRVNVDKVLERDQKLSELDDRADALQAGASQFETSAAKLKRKYWWKNCKMWAILIAVVLFIIIIIIVWSAFS, encoded by the exons GTCAGCCAGTGTTCCTGGAAGCTCAAATGTGGCTGCTGGCAGTAATCGTCGACTTCAGCAGACTCAACATCAAGTGGATGAG GTTGTTGACATCATGAGAGTAAATGTGGACAAAGTATTGGAACGAGATCAGAAGCTGTCAGAGTTGGATGACCGTGCTGATGCACTGCAAGCAGGAGCTTCCCAGTTTGAGACCAGCGCAGCCAAGCTGAAAAGAAAGTATTGGTGGAAGAACTGTAAG ATGTGGGCAATTTTGATAGCTGTTGTTCtctttatcatcatcatcattattg tCTGGAGTGCGTTTTCATGA